The sequence below is a genomic window from Paenibacillus sp. DCT19.
TGTGTGGAGCGTCTTTAATTAGGCGCTCTTTTTTAGTTATATGGAGTGATAATTTTTGTTTATGGACACAGCTAAAAATCATATGTAATTCTCGCAAAAGTGTGAGTTTTCTTGTTTTATAGAGGTTTTTGTCAATAAAACACGAATACTACTTTATCCAATGATTTTGTAAGAATATTCTAATGGAGGGAGAGGGGAAATGAAAAGGAGAAGGTTGCAAGAGACGTGGCATAACTGAAGATACATACTTAATTATTTAATTGTTTCCTATGGTGATGTTAACGGTAGTATAGATTCTGTATTGACAAATAGTTTATTGAAAAGTTTCTACTATAAGTGATTTTGGGGGAATACTTATGAATGCTCAGGACGAAATTTACTTTAACCAATTATCGAAGCATAGGGCGGGTCTTGCTAATGCGCTTGATGATCCTGCTCTGCGTGGAGTTAAAAACAGTGTTGTCGAGAAGTATTCTGATCAGGCCCATTTTATTTACGAGTTACTCCAAAACGCAGATGATGCAAAAGCGACATTTGCACGTTTTGTACTGTGCAGGGATAAACTAATTTTTGCTCATAACGGATCTCGGAGATTTTCTATATCTGATCCGGCAACTGAAGAAGTGGATTCAGTATATAATGCTTTAGGAGATATTAATGCAATAACGTCGATAGCTAACTCAAGTAAACGGGATCAGAGTGAAGCCTCAATTGGTAAATTCGGTGTAGGTTTCAAATCCGTGTTTCAGTATACTTCAACACCACATATTTATGACCCTAACTTCTATTTTAAAATAGAGCGCTTTATTGTTCCGAAAATAATTAGTACAGATTATTATGATAGAAAAGAAAGCGAAACATTATTTGTTTTTCCATTTGACCATTCGGAAAGAAGTGCTGAGGAGGCATATGAGGATATTTTTGATAAGCTTCGCTCACTAGAGTACCCTCTATTATTTCTATCGCATCTTAAGGATATTGAATTTGAACTTCCGAATGTTTTAGGATTATACGGAAAAAACATAATACAAACGCAACACTTTGATGACACAGTTGCGGAACGCGTTTGCCTTACACAAAATGATGGAGAAGAAATCTATGACAATAATTTGTGGCTGTTTTCACGTGAACATGATCACGGACACACCTACTCGGTTGGCTTTTTTCTTGATGAAAAAGAGAATCTGATTGCAAAACAACATCCAGCCTTTTGTTTTTTCTTGACAAAGGAATCAACAGGGTTGAACTTTATCATTAATGCTCCTTTTCTGCTTACTGATAGCCGTGAGGGAATTCGAGCAGGTGTGCAGCATAATAAAGATTTAGTTAAACTGTTGGGGGATTTAGCAGCGGATAGTTTGGTTTATCTCAAAGATGTTGTTCTGGGCAATGGTCACTCGCTTATTAATGACGAGATATTTGAGATTATTCCGTACAATGGAAATATATTTAGTGATGTAAATGATAAAAGGAAAATATCATTCCAGCCATTCTATACTGCTATTTTGGAAAAGATGAGTAGTGAGGAGCTATTGCTTTCTTCGGATGGTTTTGTATCAAAGGAAAATGCTTATTGGGCCTTTGTGCCTCAAATCGCAGAATTATTTACAAATGCTCAGTTGGCAGAATTAAGTGGAAACGAAAAGGCAAAATGGGTGTTTACATCGTTTGGCAGGCAGGATACACTCCGTAAAAATAAGGAACTTACTGAGTATATTGATTTAATAACACATAATTGGCTTGACGAAGACAACATTATTAGTGGATGGAGACATGAGAGAAGCAAAACCTTAGTTGGTGGTATTAACAATGCCTATATTGAGGCACAGTCGGTTATGTGGTTACATTTATTTTATCGATGGGTTGCTGAAACAAGTGGGCGAACGAAACTGGTAAGGACTAAGCCCATATTCCTTAATCAAGATAGAAAGGCTGTTGCTGCTTTTGATGCAACCGGACACAATGTGTTGTTTTTGCCTACAGATACAGCAGGATATAATACTGTATTTCCAGATTTATTGGAAAATGAAGATACAACTAAATTTCTAGCACATCTTGGGATAGAAAAGCCTTCTTTACGAGATGAAATTTACAATCATATTCTTCCACTGTATAGAGATAGTATTAAAGCGATTAATACAGGGCCACACTTTTTGAAATTTTTTGAATACTATCGATCTTGTACACAAAAAGAGATTAATGAATTTATTAAGCTAATTAAAGACTGCGAGTTTATTAAATATCGTTCTAGTGATAATGACACTGTTTATCGAGGAAAGGCGAGCCTTCTTTATTTTCCAAACCAATTGTTAAAAATATGGTTTCAGGCTAAGCCAAATACAAAATTCATAAAGTTTGAAGAGTATGTGCAACTTGTTGGTGAGGATAGCAAAGAAGAATTAATCAGTTTTTTAACTGACCTTGGTGTAAAGGATGAACCAAGGGTTTTAACCCGTGTATTAAGTAACCAAGAGGCTAATCAAATTCGTTCTGATTGGCCATATTCTAGTAGAGACACAAGATGGAGCGAAAAGTATATTGATGGAATGAAAGAGGTAGTAGAGTATTTAGTTCTAAACCAAGATGCTAGTTTATCAGTCATGATATGGAATCGATTATTGAAGTATGTTGAATATGGTTATTATCATAATAGTTTACGGAGTGTAATGCGTGGAAAATATGAATATTTTTACCGTACTTCGCTAATGTTAGAGTTTGATTCGAGTGAAGCCTTGAGGCTCCGTACAGAACCGTGGCTCATGAATGGAAAGGGTGAATTTGTATCAGCAGGTGAATTAACACTTCACACAC
It includes:
- a CDS encoding DEAD/DEAH box helicase → MNAQDEIYFNQLSKHRAGLANALDDPALRGVKNSVVEKYSDQAHFIYELLQNADDAKATFARFVLCRDKLIFAHNGSRRFSISDPATEEVDSVYNALGDINAITSIANSSKRDQSEASIGKFGVGFKSVFQYTSTPHIYDPNFYFKIERFIVPKIISTDYYDRKESETLFVFPFDHSERSAEEAYEDIFDKLRSLEYPLLFLSHLKDIEFELPNVLGLYGKNIIQTQHFDDTVAERVCLTQNDGEEIYDNNLWLFSREHDHGHTYSVGFFLDEKENLIAKQHPAFCFFLTKESTGLNFIINAPFLLTDSREGIRAGVQHNKDLVKLLGDLAADSLVYLKDVVLGNGHSLINDEIFEIIPYNGNIFSDVNDKRKISFQPFYTAILEKMSSEELLLSSDGFVSKENAYWAFVPQIAELFTNAQLAELSGNEKAKWVFTSFGRQDTLRKNKELTEYIDLITHNWLDEDNIISGWRHERSKTLVGGINNAYIEAQSVMWLHLFYRWVAETSGRTKLVRTKPIFLNQDRKAVAAFDATGHNVLFLPTDTAGYNTVFPDLLENEDTTKFLAHLGIEKPSLRDEIYNHILPLYRDSIKAINTGPHFLKFFEYYRSCTQKEINEFIKLIKDCEFIKYRSSDNDTVYRGKASLLYFPNQLLKIWFQAKPNTKFIKFEEYVQLVGEDSKEELISFLTDLGVKDEPRVLTRVLSNQEANQIRSDWPYSSRDTRWSEKYIDGMKEVVEYLVLNQDASLSVMIWNRLLKYVEYGYYHNSLRSVMRGKYEYFYRTSLMLEFDSSEALRLRTEPWLMNGKGEFVSAGELTLHTLSEQYDRSKDEVVELIQYLGIEKNTVADEDNLTDEQREKIERAEAFFDIPLEELKRFAEQYRNNKKNAPFHLSEGDKPQAPAKESPSSKDDVLNMLEDIIKNFTPDSTGVHEKVASNNNEEKVDSDEDDYTKPSINYGEKIKQAKLRSASEIEKIAVLDELTQKAMNAKKYSFGWFNALLELESLNSGENNANSREISITFSKVELDEGTSRTLILKHPNRYIPQSMEDLADIPLELHFANLPTVKVAVEVVSVKSYTLRAKLRTNAQIEGVDLNLVREAKIEARNPVFLIEELRKGFTKLDFNDDYDMQSNLCDNIEFVFGPPGTGKTTHLAREVILPLMKKPNELKVLVLAPTNKAGDVLTRRLMDCMGSDLSYTDWLVRFGATNDSVIEQSGVFRDKTTDIRSFPRNVTVTTIARFPYDYFLPDTSTRLHLNALKWDYIIIDEASMISLANIIFPLYKKTPERFIIAGDPFQIEPITTSDIWKNENIYTMVQLNSFTEPKTIPHTYPIELLTTQYRSIPEIGEVFSKFAYGGVLKHNRSSKSKRSLPVEKFIDFKPLNIIKFPVSKHESIYRPKRLQSRSNYQIYSALFSFEFIKHLSSAIQSDETFRIGLIAPYRAQSDLIDRLLSSTTLPKNVDVQVGTIHGFQGDECDIIIALFNPPPSISSSKEMFLNKLNIINVSISRAKDYFFVIMPDDVTENVGNLTLIKKVENLIKEQSCWQEHHSSSIEELVFGSSTHIEDNSFSTSHQLVNVYGKPEKRYEVRSEDNAVDVQIHEQD